ATGGCAGCGGCGACCCGCTCGTGCTCGGCGCGGCGGTCTTCGAGGACGTAGTCTTCGCCGCGAGCGGGCGCGGGGCCTTCCGCACGGAGGCTACCATCGGCATGCTCTCGTTCGAGGACATCACCGCGTTCGACGCCGAGGAGTTCCGGCTCGACGGGGCCGTGGACTCGCTCCACTTCGACGGGGCGACGCTCTACCGCCTCAACGGCGGTGGCGCCCCCGCCATCGACGTGCGCTCCGAGGACTACGGCTCGGTCGAGATCCGCGACGCGCTCATCCAGTACGAGGAGGGCGGAGCGATCGACCTCTTGGCGGAGATCGGGGCCGAGAACATCGTGATCGAGAACACTTACCTCGTCACCATCGGCGGGATGCCGAACGCTTTCCCCGGTGAGGACAACCCCGCCGAGGCCGCCTTCGACGCGGGCGAGGGCAACGGCACCGTCGTCAGCGGGCAGCCCATCTTTGAGAACCCGATCACCGGCGTCTTCAACGTCGACATTGCTGTCATCCCGCTCATCGACGGCGACGAGGAGGGCACCATCATCGGCGACAACCGGTGGGGGCTGTTCTCCGAAGACGAGAGCTACACGCTCGGCGCAGACGGGCCGGAGCTGTCGGCCGTCGTCAACCAACTCGCGAGCGTCCCGTCGAGCGCCAACCCGTTCGCCGTGCTCCTCGACCGCGAGGCGGACTACGCCCTCCGCAACACGCTTCGCAATCGCATCCCGCTCCGCATCGAGGCCGAGGGCGTCGAGCCGGGGCAGGAGGAGCCGGCCCTGGCCCGCGTCGCCCCCGGTGCCGACTTCGAGGACGGCGAGAAGCTCTTCCGGCCCGAGGCCGACCTCGAGCTCGTCGGCGTCGAGGCCGACGGCGAGGAGCGCGTCGAGGAGGTCCTCCGCTACGACGAGGGCACCGGCGCGAGCATCACGGTCCGCTCGTCGATCCTCGCCAACTCCGGCGAGGACGAGGACCTCGTCCGCTTCGACCAGGCCGTCGGGGCGGTCTTCTTCGACGACGTGATCTTGCGCAACGCCGGCCGCCGACCCGTCGCCTTCCGCGGCGACTTCGCCTCGCCGAGCTTCGTCATGACCAACTCCACGATTGACGGCAGCCGGGACCGCCTCCGGCTCGAAGCCGCCCCCGACACCTTCGCGATGGAGTTCGTCACCATCACGGGCATCGACGGCGCCGCGACGATCGACTTCCAGCCCGCCTTCCCGGCCGCCTCGCTCCGCAACGTCCTCTTCTGGGGCAACACCAACCCCATCGACGTCGACAGTGAGGAGACCAACCTGTCCATCAACTTCAGCGACTTCGAGGACGCCGACGACCTCAACAGCCGTGCGCGCCGCGCCTTCGACGCCGGCGAGGGCAACTTCTCGGCCGACCCCGTCTACGAGAACCCTGACGAGGACGACTACTCGGTCCTCGTCACGACCGAGGCCGCGACCGGCGCTTCCGACGGCGGCCCCGTCGGCGATCCCCGCTGGGGCACCTACATGGTCGTCAGCAACGAGGATGAGACCGCCGCGCCGACGTTTGCTCTAGGCCTCTACCCCAACCCGCTCGCCGGGGACGCGACCGTCCGGTTCTCACTGGCCGAGGCCGGGACGGCGACGCTCCGGGTCTACGACATGCTCGGCCGCGTCGTGGCGACACTGGCTGAGGGCGAGTACGCGGCGGGTCGGCACGAGGCAACCTGGACGGCCGGCGACGTGGCGAGCGGCGTCTATCTCCTTCGCCTCAGCGCGGGCCGCCGCTCGGCGACGGAGCGTGTGACGGTGCTTCGTTAGCGCCTGCGGCGCGGAAAGGGCGAGAGGGCGGATGGGCGAAAGGGAGGAACTTTTCCAGTGTCGCGTTTCAACACTCGCCCACTCGCCCACTCGCCCACTCGCCCACTCGCCCACTCGCCCACTCGCCCACTCGCCCACTCGCCCACTCGCCCACTCGCCCACTCGCCCACTCGCCCACCCCCATGCTCGGACTCGCGCCTCTCGACTGGGCCGTCGTCGCCGTCTACGTCGCGGGCGTGACGTGGCTCGGGCTGCGGATGAGCCGGGGCGTAGCCACGACGGGCGACTACTTCATGGGCGGGCGTCGGTTCGGGCGGCTCCTGATGGTGGCGCAGGCGTTCGGGACGGGGACGCGGACGAGCCAGGTGGTGGCCGTCTCCGGCGGGGCGGCGCAGTTCGGGCTTGCCGCGATCTGGTTCCAGTGGATCTACCTCTTCTCGACGCCCTTCTACTGGCTCCTCGCGCCGGTCTACCGGCGGCTGCGCTACCTCACGATCGGCGACTTCTTCGAGCGGCGCTACGGGGCACCCCTGGGCGCGGCCTACGCCGTCATCGGACTGCTCTACTTCGCCGTCACGACGGGCGTGATGCTCAAAGGGGCTGGCTTGACTATCTCGGCGGTGACGGGCGAGGCCGTGAGCGTTGAGGCGGCGGTGTTCGCCCTCGTCGCGTTCTTCGTCGCCTACAGCCTCTTCGGCGGCCTCGTCGCGGCGGTGACGACGCAGGCGGTGCAGGGGCTGTTCATCCTCGTGCTCTCGTTCCTGCTCATCCCGTACGCGCTCGCGGCAGTCGGCGGGTTCGAGGGCGCGCGGGCGGCGCTCCCCGAGGGGACGGCCTGGTTCAGCCTCGTAGCCGCCGAGGAGGTGACGCTGTTCTACGTCGTGATGGGCGTCGTCAACGCGCTCGTCGGGGCGACGGTGCAGCCGCACCACATGGCGATCAACGGGGCGGGCAAGGACGAGATCGCGTGCCGGACGGGCTGGACCTACGGCAACTTCGTCAAGCGCTTCGCCACGCTCGGGTGGGCGCTCTCGGGCGTGCTGATCGCAGCGGCGCTCCCGGCGTTTGCGGGCGGGGCGAGCCGGGGGACGCGCGAGGCGGCGTTCGGGATCGCGGCGCGCGAACTGCTCCCGGTGGGGCTGACGGGGCTGCTCGTCGCGGCCGTCGCGGCGGCCGTCGTGGCGGGGGCGAGCGCGTTTATGGTAGGCGGCTCGGCGCTCTTCACGCGCAACGTGTGGCGGCGCTACGTCCGGCCCGAGGCCCCCGAGGCGCACTACCTCGCCGTCGGGCGCGGGGCGTCGGGGGCGGTCGTCGCCATCGGGGTCGTGGCCGCGCTCGCCCTCCCGAGTGTGATCGGCGGGCTGGAGCTGCTGTGGAAGCTGATGGCGTTTCTCGGGATTCCGTTCTGGGCGGCGCTCTTCTGGCGGCGGGCCAACCGCTGGGGCGCGTGGGCCGCGCTCGCGGTGACATTCGGCTGCCTCCTCGTCACGAGCGGGCTGGCGTGGAGCTTCCCGGCCCAGGTCGCGCTCTACCTCCCGGCGGGGATCGCGACGCTCATCGCCGTCAGCCTCGCCACGCGGCCCGAGCCGGAGGCCGACCTCAACGCGTTCTACTCGCTCCTCAACACGCCCGTCGGCGACGAGGAGCGCCTTGCCGAGGCGGGTATCGAGGTGATCCACGAGACCGAGCCGGCGGCGGTGCCCGTCGGCGCACCTGGCACGGAGAGCGCGGTCACGCCGAGCGTCCCCGCCGCGCCCGGCCCCCCGCCCCTCTTGGACGATGCCCCGGCGGCGCGGCGCGGTGCGAGCCTGCTCCTCGTCAACCTGCCTCGCCTCGGCGACGGCTTCTCGCTCACTCGCTACCGGACGGACCTCCGCGGGTTCGCCCTCGCGTGGGGGATCGTCGTCGGCCTGCTCGCCCTCGCTTACGGCGTCGTTGCGTGGGCCGGCGGGTGAAACCACCGGCCATGCCAGTCTGTACGTAGGCCATGTGACGTACCGCGTCAAGCCATCTGCTGACCTCATGCCGACTCCCTCCGTCACCCGTACCGTTGCTGGCTTCGCCGACTGGGACCTTCCTACCGCTGCCCACCGCATCGAGCAGGGTCTCGCTTCGACCACGCTCGACGGGATCAAAGAGACGCTCGGCCTTTCCAGCCAGGAGCTGGCCGACGCCCTTCTGCTCTCCCCGCGCACGATCTCGCGTAGGCGGACTGCCGGGGAGCGCCTCACGCCTGCCGAATCCGAACGGGCCTACCGCCTCGGTCGTCTTGCCGCCCTCGCTGTGGGCACCCTCGGCGGCGTCGAGCACGCTCGGGCGTGGATGCGTGAGGAGAACTTCGCACTCGGCGACGTTCGCCCGCTCGACCTCGCCCGAACCGAGCCGGGCGCGCGACTCGTCGAGCGACTCCTCAGACAGATCCCTCACGGGATACCGGTCTAGGATGCCGTGATCGAGGTCTGGCGCATCACCGCCCCGGAGTACGCCGACACCGCCTTCTCGGGCGAAGGAGCGCGGCTATGGGGCGGACGCTGGGGCAGCGAAGGGCGTCGCCTCGTCTACACCGCCGGGTCGCTTTCGCTGGCCCTACTCGAAGTCCTCGCGGGCGCGGGCGACCGTCACCGGCTCCGGGGGTACCTCGCCGTCAAAGCCTCCTTCGACGAGCATCACCTCGACACGCTCGATACGGCTTCGCTACCGACCGGGTGGGACGCACGGCCCTATACTGGCGTGTCCCAAGCCGTTGGCGACCGGTGGCTTGACGAGCAGTCCTCGCTTGCGCTGCGTGTGCCGAGCGTGGTGGTTCCGACGGAGTGGAACGTGCTGCTCAACCCGGAGCACCCGGCGTTCGAAGAGATCGTATTCGATGTCCCGACAGCAGCCCCGTTCGACCCGCGCTTGCTTGGGTAAAGCAGAGTCAGGTTACCGGATGAGGGTGAGGCGGTGGGTCTCGACGTAGTCCGGCGTCCTCATCCGCACCACGTAGACGCTGCTGGCGAGACGCGAGGCATCGAACGTTGCCTGGTAGCGCCCTGGCTGTTGCTGCCCGTCTGCGAGCAGTGCCACGCGCCGACCGAGGGCGTCGTAGACTGCGAGCCGGACGTGGCCCGCTTCAGCGAGGTCGTAGCGGATCGTCGTCGAGGAGGTGAACGGGTTGGGATAGGCCGGGTAGAGCGCAGGCTCCGTCGGCAGCGCTACCGACAGCGGTGCAGTCTCAATCTCAGCGGTCTCGGCTTCGTCGAGTGCCGCCTCGTCGCCGGTGCCACGTGCGGCGGCCTCGGCACCGAAGGGCAGCCCGGTGGCGAGGTCCACGACCGGCCAGTCTGCCACGTCGAAGACGAAGTCGTCTGTCTCGGGCGCGCTGCTCGGTGCAACGTCGGGCTGCAGGTCGGGCTGAGCCGACGGCACTGTCTTGGCCTCAGCCGCGGCCTCAATGCCGCTCGTGGCCTTGAGTTGTGCGGTGGTGCGAGGAGCCGATTCTTCCGGCGTACCGGTGGCGAGTGCTGCACTCGACGTTGGGCGAGCAGCGGGCGGGAGCTTAGCGAAGGGGAAGCTGTCGCTCTGCTCGGTCGCCGGGAAGGTCGACCCGACTCGGGCGGTGTAGGTGTACGTCCCCGCCGGAGCGAACGCCGGGACGCTCTGGCGCAGCGTGAACTGGCGCGTCGCACCTGCCTGGACCGTGAGACGGACCGGACCGGCGACGGGGCCGTAGGGGCTGCCGTTCGGCAGCGTCACGTCGGTCCAGCCGTCGAAGGTGAGCGGGCCGTCGGTGGGGTTGGTGAGCGTGACGCGGTAGTCGAAGGTGCCGCCGCCCGCCGGAATCTCGATGGGCGAGCCGACCGGCTCGATGGAGACGCTGAGACCAGCCTGCGGCGGGGCCTCGCCGACCGAGAACCGGAGCGTGTCAGCCACACCTCGGTAATTCAGGACGGCGAGCGTTGAGCCTTCGCCGACGGCCCGGAACGCTTTGAACTCCGGCTCGAAGGCGACGACCGAAGCGTCGAGGCCAGTGACGAGGAGCGCGTCCTCGTTCTCGCCCGGCTGCGCGAGAAACGTCGGGAAGACGGCCTCGTACTCCGGCCGCACTTCGTCCCCCACTGTGAGCAGGTGAAGATCGTCGTCCACCGAGAAGGAGACAGGCGAGGTGCCAGGATCAACGTAAACCCGCTGACTTGCCGAGGCAAGCACGACGCTGTCGGGATAAGCGAATGTGGCGAGAGCGAGCACGGTGACGGAGTCCAGCACGGCTCCGGTCACGGGCAGCGCGAGGTTCACCGTAGGAGCCACTGCCGAAACGCCTATGGACTCCTGCTGGAACAACACATTGAGGCTCACAAATCCGGTCGTGTCGGCGACCTGAATTGAAACGGGAAGCACGTCGCCAACGGTCACGCCTGTACCCGACACCGGAGCCGAGAGCGAGAGGCGACCCGGGGCCGAACGAAGCGGTAGTTGGTCTCTTCCGCGTGCAGTCGGGGCATTACCATAAGGCTGAGCCGGGAAACCGGCCCGGTAAGCATCGTTGGAAGCCGGGTAGTTGAGCAATTCATCGACGTTGTGCCCGACTTCTGTGTTGCCCGTGACGTAGTTGCTGGATGTCGTAGAGGAGTGAGAGACACCGTCGTAGACAGTAGTTGCTACGTCAGCCCTGCCGAGTCCGGCTAGCTGACTCGGAAGCGCGACGATGACATCACCATTTGTGGCGAATTCGTCTTCCCCATGTTTCTCGCCAAAGGCGTCAAGGATCTGAATCAGTTCCTGATCGCCTACTCCATAGATGTCCAGATAGGCGTCTGCAATTTGCAAACGCAGGTGCTCTTCTTCCCATTCCAACGTTTCCGCAAGGACCGGAGAAATGAGCGCCGTCATAAGCGCCTTGATAACCGTCTCTGCTCTGAAAGACTCCGTTTGATTCGTCGGATAGTCTTCGAGGCCAGGTGCGATGTCGCCACCGATGATATGTACGGCAGGTGTCGCGGTTGCCTCCAAACCGTACCCCCTACCGTTAGCCTGTATATGCTCTATCGCAGCAGTCGGGCAGGCGGATCTGTCGAATGGTATGCAGAACTCATAGAAATAGCTGAGACCTATAAACCTCATGAAGTACAACAGCTCCTGCACGCCTGAGCCAAAGACACCGTTGATCTCGTCTGTGATGTCAACGAGCATATTTGCTAACTCAGTCCCATTGTGTGGAGTGTCCAGAGTGACCGCCCGGTAGACATAGCCCTTGTTGTAGTTCGCCAGCGTCCTGTAGTCCGGTGCGCCAGAAGGCACGTCAATCGCTGCTCGAAGCATCAGCCCCCCCATGCTGTGGCCAACGTAGTCCACGAGGTTAGCAGCGTAGCCCTGCTCGCGGAGCAGGCTCACAGCAGACGAGAACGACTTTCCGCCCTGCCCTCGTGGTGGCCCAAGCAACTTCTCGGCGTTCTCGTCGAACCCGCCGCCCGGAGCCATCTGTGGGACAAGGCGGGCGCGGAACCGAGGGTCGTCCTTGAACAGCTTGCCGTTCCGGCCCCGCAGATCGTCCCAGTCATCAGGACCTCCATTGAAGCCATGAACAAGCATGAGCGGCGGGCGCACGACTTCGATGGGCCGAAGAAGCGGCTCCGTGGAACAGGGAATAGCAGAGAATGAAGGAGTGATGGTCACGAGCACCGTTCGGCCTGCTCGGTCTACGTCCTCTGGCAACCGGTTGAAGTCGTCCGGAGCACGGTACCAGAACCAGAACTCACCGTCTGCACCCGGCAGCGGCCCGAATGGGTCTAGCGTCGTGCGCTCGCCAGTGCTGGCCGCGTCGCTCCAGCCAGTCGTCTCACTCAGGTCTCCGACCCTCTTCACGCGTCCCAGCGTTTGCGGCGTGGTGCTCGAAGGTGAGAAGGGGTCGGAAAGAGCTACCGAGACGCTCTGCACGTCGCAGCCGTCGTCAGGCAGGCGGTCGGTGACCTTGACGAGAAAACGGGCTACGCCGTCGGCTGCAACGCCCAAAACAGGGCTGTCGCGGTCTTCGTAGTCCTCGTAGCTGTAGTCCCAGACAAACTCGGCGTCGATTCCCGAGGCTGACTCGTCGGTCACGCTGAACGGGCCGGAGATGTCGAAGCTGGACGGGGTGAGTTCATCAGTCACCCGGATGCGGTAGTCCGTACTGCTTACAGCGTTCGAAATCTCCACTGTCTCGCTGATCGTCTTGATCTCGTCATAGATCCCGATGCCATCTCTGTACCCTAGCGTGGTCGGCCAAGTAGCCCCTCCGTCTTCTGAGAGATCGATCCGGTAGCGGAAACTTCGGAAGACGGAGTTGACGAAGCTCTCTGGGTTGCCGATGCGCAGCATCTGGTCTTCCCACTCAACGAGCACCCTGCCACCGAAGGAGCGGTAGCCGCCGTCTTGACCTCCGCTGCCGATCCGTGCATTTTCACCAGGCGCAGGCTTGGTGATGCGGAGCGCGAACGTCGGCTCCGGACCCTCTTCGACGCGGAAGTTGATTGCGGGCGAGTAGCGGCCCGTCGCCTCGTCGCGGGCGACGACGCTGTAGGTACCGGACGGGTCTGCGGTATTGGCGGAAAATGAAGTTGTGAACTCACCATCTGGAGTTGCAGAGAAGTGAGAGTCAATCGCATCGAAGCCGGAAGGCCCTATGATTGAGAGAACAACATCACCACTCGCCGTATACCCGCTTCCGCCAATCGTGACCGACTCACCCGGACTGAGCAGTGCCGTCGAGAGCGCGAGTTGGGGCACGGCCACGTCCGCCGTCACCGAGAACGACCGCGACGCCCAGTAGCTCGTCCCGCCCTCGTCGTCGACGGCGCGGACCCGGAAGACGTAGGAGCCGACGGCGAGGCCGGTGAACGTGCGCGAGGTCGCGGTCGTCGTGCCGGTCTGGTCGTTAAGCGCCCACTCGTAGCCGATGATGGAGCGCCCGCTCTGGCGCGGGTCGTCCGATCCGTCCCAGGCGAACGTCACCGATGAAGTGCTGACCGGGCCGCTCGGGCCGGAGGTGATGACGACGACGGGGGC
Above is a window of Bacteroidota bacterium DNA encoding:
- a CDS encoding T9SS type A sorting domain-containing protein; this encodes MHRLLPLLFALLAVPASAQVINVATGSELLIAAEFSDAGSELRLTSADPYEIDRPLRNTNAITIFGDPELESAPEIRATGSAFGDPLVRPGASLRLEYLALDGAGLAEEVIRIKDAGLDSLFVTDVTLRGSEDGEDLVRINDEDDGSGDPLVLGAAVFEDVVFAASGRGAFRTEATIGMLSFEDITAFDAEEFRLDGAVDSLHFDGATLYRLNGGGAPAIDVRSEDYGSVEIRDALIQYEEGGAIDLLAEIGAENIVIENTYLVTIGGMPNAFPGEDNPAEAAFDAGEGNGTVVSGQPIFENPITGVFNVDIAVIPLIDGDEEGTIIGDNRWGLFSEDESYTLGADGPELSAVVNQLASVPSSANPFAVLLDREADYALRNTLRNRIPLRIEAEGVEPGQEEPALARVAPGADFEDGEKLFRPEADLELVGVEADGEERVEEVLRYDEGTGASITVRSSILANSGEDEDLVRFDQAVGAVFFDDVILRNAGRRPVAFRGDFASPSFVMTNSTIDGSRDRLRLEAAPDTFAMEFVTITGIDGAATIDFQPAFPAASLRNVLFWGNTNPIDVDSEETNLSINFSDFEDADDLNSRARRAFDAGEGNFSADPVYENPDEDDYSVLVTTEAATGASDGGPVGDPRWGTYMVVSNEDETAAPTFALGLYPNPLAGDATVRFSLAEAGTATLRVYDMLGRVVATLAEGEYAAGRHEATWTAGDVASGVYLLRLSAGRRSATERVTVLR
- a CDS encoding antitoxin Xre-like helix-turn-helix domain-containing protein; its protein translation is MPTPSVTRTVAGFADWDLPTAAHRIEQGLASTTLDGIKETLGLSSQELADALLLSPRTISRRRTAGERLTPAESERAYRLGRLAALAVGTLGGVEHARAWMREENFALGDVRPLDLARTEPGARLVERLLRQIPHGIPV
- a CDS encoding RES family NAD+ phosphorylase codes for the protein MIEVWRITAPEYADTAFSGEGARLWGGRWGSEGRRLVYTAGSLSLALLEVLAGAGDRHRLRGYLAVKASFDEHHLDTLDTASLPTGWDARPYTGVSQAVGDRWLDEQSSLALRVPSVVVPTEWNVLLNPEHPAFEEIVFDVPTAAPFDPRLLG
- a CDS encoding T9SS type A sorting domain-containing protein produces the protein MTFAWDGSDDPRQSGRSIIGYEWALNDQTGTTTATSRTFTGLAVGSYVFRVRAVDDEGGTSYWASRSFSVTADVAVPQLALSTALLSPGESVTIGGSGYTASGDVVLSIIGPSGFDAIDSHFSATPDGEFTTSFSANTADPSGTYSVVARDEATGRYSPAINFRVEEGPEPTFALRITKPAPGENARIGSGGQDGGYRSFGGRVLVEWEDQMLRIGNPESFVNSVFRSFRYRIDLSEDGGATWPTTLGYRDGIGIYDEIKTISETVEISNAVSSTDYRIRVTDELTPSSFDISGPFSVTDESASGIDAEFVWDYSYEDYEDRDSPVLGVAADGVARFLVKVTDRLPDDGCDVQSVSVALSDPFSPSSTTPQTLGRVKRVGDLSETTGWSDAASTGERTTLDPFGPLPGADGEFWFWYRAPDDFNRLPEDVDRAGRTVLVTITPSFSAIPCSTEPLLRPIEVVRPPLMLVHGFNGGPDDWDDLRGRNGKLFKDDPRFRARLVPQMAPGGGFDENAEKLLGPPRGQGGKSFSSAVSLLREQGYAANLVDYVGHSMGGLMLRAAIDVPSGAPDYRTLANYNKGYVYRAVTLDTPHNGTELANMLVDITDEINGVFGSGVQELLYFMRFIGLSYFYEFCIPFDRSACPTAAIEHIQANGRGYGLEATATPAVHIIGGDIAPGLEDYPTNQTESFRAETVIKALMTALISPVLAETLEWEEEHLRLQIADAYLDIYGVGDQELIQILDAFGEKHGEDEFATNGDVIVALPSQLAGLGRADVATTVYDGVSHSSTTSSNYVTGNTEVGHNVDELLNYPASNDAYRAGFPAQPYGNAPTARGRDQLPLRSAPGRLSLSAPVSGTGVTVGDVLPVSIQVADTTGFVSLNVLFQQESIGVSAVAPTVNLALPVTGAVLDSVTVLALATFAYPDSVVLASASQRVYVDPGTSPVSFSVDDDLHLLTVGDEVRPEYEAVFPTFLAQPGENEDALLVTGLDASVVAFEPEFKAFRAVGEGSTLAVLNYRGVADTLRFSVGEAPPQAGLSVSIEPVGSPIEIPAGGGTFDYRVTLTNPTDGPLTFDGWTDVTLPNGSPYGPVAGPVRLTVQAGATRQFTLRQSVPAFAPAGTYTYTARVGSTFPATEQSDSFPFAKLPPAARPTSSAALATGTPEESAPRTTAQLKATSGIEAAAEAKTVPSAQPDLQPDVAPSSAPETDDFVFDVADWPVVDLATGLPFGAEAAARGTGDEAALDEAETAEIETAPLSVALPTEPALYPAYPNPFTSSTTIRYDLAEAGHVRLAVYDALGRRVALLADGQQQPGRYQATFDASRLASSVYVVRMRTPDYVETHRLTLIR